CAGTTTTTCCGATCCCGGATCCGCAGAGATCTTGAGCTTGGAATTCCTGGATATCTCACCACCGAGCATCTTCTCACTGAGTGGATCCTCCAGAAGCCTCTGGATGGATCTCTTGAGCGGCCTGGCTCCCAGTGTCGGATCGTATCCCTTTTCGATAATGAATTCCTTGGCAGAGGTCGTGACTTCAAAATCGAGTGTCATTGAATCGAGTCTCGAATAGAGATCCGAAAGAAGAATATCGATTATCAACATCAGATCGTGTTTTTCAAGCTGCCTGAAAACTATCATTTCGTCTATCCTGTTGATGAATTCCGGGTTGAATATCTGACGGGCAGCCTCCATGATCTTGTTCTTCATGTGGTCGTATCCGCTATCGACATTCTCACCGTCGAGAGCAAATCCAAAAGCTTTCTTGCCCTTGATATCCTTTGCGCCGGCGTTCGAGGTCATTATCAGGACCGTGTTCTTGAAATCTATCCGCCTCCCGAAGGAATCAGTGATACTTCCTTCCTCGAGGATCTGTAGCAACAGGTTGAACACGTCTGGATGTGCCTTTTCGATCTCGTCGAGCAATACCACGGAATATGGCTTTCTTCTCACCTTCTCGGTGAGCTGTCCACCTTCCTCATACCCGACATATCCAGGAGGAGCTCCGACCAGCCTGGATATGGCGAACTTCTCCATATATTCGGACATATCTATCTGGATCAAGGCATCTTCACTCTCGAAAAGGGTGGCGGAGAGGGTCCTTGCCAGCTCGGTCTTTCCTACGCCTGTAGGTCCCAGGAACACAAACGAGCCGATCGGGCGCCTCGGATCTCTCAACCCGGCCCTGTTTCGGCGAACAGCCTTCGCTATAGCCATCAGTGCAGGTTCCTGTCCGATCACTCTCTTCCTGAGCTCGTCTTCGAGGTTAAGAAGCTTGACAGTCTCTTCCTCTTCGACATCCGATACAGGGATACCCGTCATATCCGAGATCACACTGGCGATATCCTGGCTGGTAACGACAGATTCCTGCTCCTGTCTGCTCTCGACCCATTCTCTCTTTCTGTCCTTCAAATCTTCCTTCAACTGTTTTTCCTGATCACGGAACGAAGCGGCTTTTTCAAACTCCTGAGACTGGATGGCCGATTCCTTTTCCTTGGATATCTCTTCGATCTTCTTCTCAACATCTCTAAGATTATCCGGGATCGTTGTTATATTCAGCCTGGCTCGGGCGCCGGCTTCATCGATGACGTCGATAGCCTTGTCGGGCAGGAACCTTCCCTGCACATATCGCTGGGAAAGATAGACCGCCTGCTTTATAGCATCCTTTTCGAACTTGGTCCTGTGGTGAGCTTCGTATTTATCCCGAAGACCCATTATTATCTCTACTGTCTCTTCCTCTGTCGGAGGATTGATCAGAATCGACTGGAACCTTCTTTCCAGGGCTCCATCCTTTTCGATATGCTTCCTGTACTCATCAAGAGTGGTCGCTCCGATACACTGTATCTCACCTCTGGCCAGCGCGGGTTTCAGCATATTGGAAGCATCGATCGCACCTTCCGCGCCGCCTGCTCCTACGATAGTGTGAATCTCATCGATGAAGATGATGATTTGATCGTTATCCCTGATCTCGTTAATAATATTCTTCAGACGTTCCTCGAACTGTCCTCTGTATTTTGTTCCTGCCACTACAGATGCAAGGTCGAGCGTCGTAATCCTCTTGTCTTTGAGAAGTTCTGGGACCTGATTGGAGACTATCTGTTGCGCAAGGCCCTCGATGATCGCCGTCTTGCCGACACCAGGTTCACCGATCAGAACGGGGTTATTCTTCTTTCGCCTGCAGAGGATCTGAATGATCCGGTGCATCTCGCGCTCTCTGCCTATGATCGGATCGAGCTTGTTTTCCCTGGCAAGCTCGGTAAGGTCTCTGCCGAACTGGTCGAGAGTAGGAGATTCGCTCTTCGCGCTGACCTGCTTTCCGGATGCGGAACTGCCCCCACCCTGATGGAGTATCTTCATTATCTCTTCGCGGACCCTCTTCCGGTCGACTCCGAGCTCTAGAAGAACCCTGGCAGCCACTCCTTCGCCCTCTCTTATCAGACCCAGAAGGAGATGCTCGGTCCCGACATAGTTATGCCCCAGAAGTCTTGCTTCCTCGACAGATAGTTCGAGTACTCTCTTTGCCCTGGGTGTCAGTGGTATTTCGCCCAGCGTAAGGGTCCCGCCTGTCGGTTTGACAAGATTCTCAATAGCCTGCTGTATCTGATCCATATCGAGATCCAGTTTCTGGAGTACCTTCGCCGCGATTCCTTCACCTTCCCTGGCGATCCCGAGCAGGAGATGTTCCGTCCCGATATAATCGTGCTGCAACCTGTTTGCTTCATCCCTCGCGAGGTAAATGACTTTTCTTACTCGTTCGGTAAACTTGTCATTCATATCGACCTCAACATCCTTTCACGGCTACGGACTCCGCGGCCTTTACCGACCTTCGAGTCTGGATCTAATATAATCTGCTCTCGTCCTGTCCCTTTCCTCAGCTTTCATCTCGTTTCCGTAGAGGTGCTGAAGATGCATGGGCTGGATCATGATCAATATTTCATTCAAAACGGACAATTTTACATCACTAATGATATTCAGCCCTACGCCGAGGCGAATGGCCGAAACCAAACTCATTGCTTCCTTTGAAGTTACAAGCCTGGCTGTCTTCAGTAATCCGTAAGACCTCCAGACCTTGTCTTCAAGCAAAGTCCGTGCCTCTCTCAGGAGGCTTTCACGCGCTTTCTTTTCGAACTCCAGGACCTTCCTTATGTGCGATTCCATATTGACCACAGTATCTTCCTCCGATAATCCGAGAGTGATACTGTTCGATATCTGAAACATATTGCCGGTGACATCACTACCCTCACCGTAGC
The sequence above is a segment of the Candidatus Latescibacterota bacterium genome. Coding sequences within it:
- a CDS encoding ATP-dependent Clp protease ATP-binding subunit, whose protein sequence is MNDKFTERVRKVIYLARDEANRLQHDYIGTEHLLLGIAREGEGIAAKVLQKLDLDMDQIQQAIENLVKPTGGTLTLGEIPLTPRAKRVLELSVEEARLLGHNYVGTEHLLLGLIREGEGVAARVLLELGVDRKRVREEIMKILHQGGGSSASGKQVSAKSESPTLDQFGRDLTELARENKLDPIIGREREMHRIIQILCRRKKNNPVLIGEPGVGKTAIIEGLAQQIVSNQVPELLKDKRITTLDLASVVAGTKYRGQFEERLKNIINEIRDNDQIIIFIDEIHTIVGAGGAEGAIDASNMLKPALARGEIQCIGATTLDEYRKHIEKDGALERRFQSILINPPTEEETVEIIMGLRDKYEAHHRTKFEKDAIKQAVYLSQRYVQGRFLPDKAIDVIDEAGARARLNITTIPDNLRDVEKKIEEISKEKESAIQSQEFEKAASFRDQEKQLKEDLKDRKREWVESRQEQESVVTSQDIASVISDMTGIPVSDVEEEETVKLLNLEDELRKRVIGQEPALMAIAKAVRRNRAGLRDPRRPIGSFVFLGPTGVGKTELARTLSATLFESEDALIQIDMSEYMEKFAISRLVGAPPGYVGYEEGGQLTEKVRRKPYSVVLLDEIEKAHPDVFNLLLQILEEGSITDSFGRRIDFKNTVLIMTSNAGAKDIKGKKAFGFALDGENVDSGYDHMKNKIMEAARQIFNPEFINRIDEMIVFRQLEKHDLMLIIDILLSDLYSRLDSMTLDFEVTTSAKEFIIEKGYDPTLGARPLKRSIQRLLEDPLSEKMLGGEISRNSKLKISADPGSEKLIFENLELPAKAKPE